The Serratia rhizosphaerae genome has a segment encoding these proteins:
- a CDS encoding SDR family NAD(P)-dependent oxidoreductase: MNFQNKVAVITGSTAGIGEAVAEKLHKNGAKVVIVSRSSEQAKQKAKRLSSQGQQALGIGCDVSQPEQVQKMIDEVIKHFGKLDFAVNNAGLTGEHGKNITEQTIENWDKVISTSLSGVFYCLKYEIPELMKFGGSIVNLSAVNGLVGIPGLAPYTVAKHGIIGLTQTAALEFASQGVRINAVAPGYVQTPRMSEFPENIVRSFANSHPMKRMATMQEIADFILFLLSDNSAFCTGGVYPIDGGYLAE, from the coding sequence ATGAATTTCCAGAATAAAGTTGCTGTCATAACAGGAAGCACTGCAGGTATAGGTGAGGCAGTCGCAGAGAAATTACACAAAAATGGAGCTAAGGTCGTTATTGTATCCCGCTCGTCAGAGCAGGCTAAACAGAAAGCGAAACGATTATCTTCACAGGGACAACAAGCGCTGGGGATCGGATGTGATGTGTCACAACCCGAACAAGTACAGAAAATGATAGATGAGGTTATCAAACATTTCGGCAAACTTGATTTTGCTGTAAATAATGCAGGGTTAACAGGTGAACATGGTAAAAACATAACAGAGCAGACAATTGAAAACTGGGATAAGGTTATTTCCACCTCATTGAGCGGCGTATTTTACTGCCTAAAATATGAAATACCTGAGCTGATGAAATTTGGTGGATCTATAGTTAATTTATCTGCAGTGAATGGTTTGGTTGGCATTCCAGGATTAGCACCTTACACCGTGGCTAAACATGGTATAATCGGTTTAACCCAAACCGCAGCGCTAGAGTTTGCAAGTCAAGGTGTTCGAATCAATGCAGTCGCTCCGGGCTATGTCCAAACCCCACGAATGAGTGAATTCCCTGAAAATATCGTACGTAGTTTCGCAAATAGCCACCCTATGAAAAGGATGGCAACAATGCAAGAAATAGCAGACTTCATATTGTTTTTGCTTTCAGATAATTCGGCGTTCTGTACCGGAGGAGTTTATCCAATCGATGGTGGTTATTTAGCAGAGTAA
- a CDS encoding glutathione S-transferase family protein, with the protein MRDTYTLLGCRGCGSTIVAAALELTGFPWGYEEVDYAADSPERERLLRLNPLGEVPTLILPNNEVMTESAAIVLLLHARAPHAELAPEAGAATLPRFLRWLMFINSAIYPTFTYGDHPETWLPKTRHPERLEEAIAPRREQLWLQCAAAASDAGPWFLGRTFSALDLYIAVMCNWRPGRRWFLQHCPQLTAIAGRVEQLPLLNALFQAHFDHVAPLE; encoded by the coding sequence ATGCGTGATACTTACACCTTGCTCGGCTGCCGCGGCTGCGGTTCGACCATCGTCGCCGCCGCGCTGGAGCTGACCGGCTTTCCCTGGGGTTATGAAGAGGTGGACTACGCGGCGGACAGCCCGGAGCGCGAGCGTCTGCTGCGGCTCAATCCGCTGGGGGAGGTGCCCACCCTGATTCTGCCCAATAATGAAGTGATGACCGAGAGCGCGGCGATCGTGCTGCTGCTGCATGCGCGCGCCCCCCACGCGGAACTGGCGCCGGAGGCGGGCGCGGCGACGCTGCCGCGTTTTTTACGCTGGCTGATGTTTATCAACAGCGCGATTTACCCGACCTTCACCTATGGCGACCACCCGGAGACCTGGCTGCCGAAGACCCGACACCCGGAACGGCTGGAGGAGGCGATCGCCCCGCGCCGCGAACAGCTGTGGCTGCAGTGCGCCGCGGCCGCCAGCGACGCCGGGCCGTGGTTTCTCGGCCGCACCTTCAGCGCGCTGGATTTGTACATCGCCGTGATGTGCAACTGGCGGCCCGGCCGCCGCTGGTTCCTGCAGCACTGCCCGCAGCTGACCGCCATCGCCGGTCGGGTGGAGCAGTTGCCGCTGCTGAATGCGCTGTTCCAGGCGCATTTCGACCATGTTGCGCCGCTGGAATAA
- the ompC gene encoding porin OmpC: protein MKRHLLAVIIPALFIAPSTYAAEIYNKDGNKLDLYGKVKGLHYFSDDADSDGDKSYVRFGFKGSTQINDQLTGYGQWEYHVAVNHAESEGSKDTKTRLGFAGLKFGDYGSVDYGRNYGIIYDVGAWTDMLPEFGDDAYIKTDNFMNGRTNGVATYRNNDFFGLVDGLKFAVQYQGKNENDDRAASKANGDGWGLSSSYEVTDGLSVGAAYASSNRTSAQKLGDYGKGDKADIWAAGVKYDNNNLYLAATYSESRNIVPISGTATINQNSTSVKGFANKAQGFEVVAQYQFDFGLRPSIGYVQSKGKDIENIGDADLVKYIDVGAYYYFNKNMSTYVDYKINQLDSDNKLGLSDDDVVAVGLVYQF, encoded by the coding sequence ATGAAACGTCATCTTCTCGCCGTTATTATTCCGGCGCTTTTCATTGCACCTTCGACTTACGCAGCAGAAATTTATAATAAAGACGGCAATAAACTGGATCTGTACGGAAAAGTAAAAGGATTACACTATTTTTCCGACGACGCCGACAGCGACGGGGATAAATCTTACGTCCGTTTTGGCTTTAAAGGCTCGACGCAAATTAATGACCAGCTGACCGGTTACGGCCAGTGGGAATACCACGTCGCCGTCAACCACGCCGAATCTGAAGGCAGCAAGGATACCAAAACCCGCCTCGGCTTCGCCGGCCTGAAGTTCGGCGATTACGGCTCCGTCGACTACGGCCGTAACTACGGCATTATCTACGACGTCGGCGCCTGGACCGATATGCTGCCGGAGTTCGGCGACGATGCCTATATCAAGACCGACAACTTTATGAACGGCCGCACCAACGGCGTCGCCACCTACCGTAACAACGACTTCTTCGGTCTGGTGGACGGGCTGAAATTCGCCGTCCAGTACCAGGGCAAAAATGAGAACGACGACCGTGCGGCCAGCAAGGCCAACGGCGACGGCTGGGGCCTGTCATCCAGCTACGAAGTAACTGACGGCCTGAGCGTCGGCGCCGCCTACGCCTCTTCCAACCGCACCAGCGCGCAAAAGCTGGGTGATTACGGTAAAGGCGATAAAGCGGATATTTGGGCGGCCGGCGTCAAATATGACAACAATAATCTTTACCTGGCGGCCACCTATTCAGAAAGCCGTAATATCGTGCCAATTTCCGGCACCGCGACCATTAACCAGAACAGCACGTCGGTAAAAGGCTTCGCCAATAAGGCGCAGGGCTTTGAAGTGGTGGCGCAATATCAATTCGACTTCGGCCTGCGCCCGTCCATTGGCTATGTCCAGTCGAAAGGCAAAGATATTGAAAATATCGGCGATGCCGATCTGGTGAAATATATCGACGTCGGCGCCTATTATTATTTCAATAAAAACATGTCCACCTATGTGGATTATAAAATCAACCAGCTCGACAGCGACAATAAACTGGGCCTGTCAGACGACGACGTGGTCGCCGTCGGCCTGGTGTATCAGTTCTAA
- a CDS encoding DUF1493 family protein has translation MMDKKPDNADIGQQVFDWYDAKWNLRTPFSKKKPLTSDTSLSTGKYPWLWEDGLEIMEEYFELFNVDSSGFNFMKYWPQEISVTSAVIAWLCPWGKRKKYQEPEALTIAMLMESARAGKWVDG, from the coding sequence ATGATGGACAAAAAACCGGACAACGCCGATATCGGCCAGCAAGTTTTTGATTGGTACGATGCGAAGTGGAACCTGCGCACGCCTTTCAGTAAGAAGAAACCGCTGACGTCAGACACCAGCCTGTCGACGGGCAAGTATCCCTGGCTCTGGGAGGATGGCCTGGAAATCATGGAAGAGTATTTTGAGTTGTTCAATGTTGACAGCTCAGGGTTTAACTTTATGAAGTATTGGCCGCAGGAAATCAGCGTAACCTCCGCTGTGATTGCCTGGCTTTGCCCCTGGGGTAAGAGGAAAAAATATCAAGAGCCTGAAGCGCTTACCATTGCCATGCTGATGGAATCTGCGAGGGCGGGAAAATGGGTGGATGGGTAG
- a CDS encoding Lrp/AsnC family transcriptional regulator → MDIIDHQILALLAEDARMSLKTLSAKVGLSSPSTSERLRRLEESGVIQGYTLNVNLQALGYSFQSLVRLKPLPGMLKKVEQMIAAIPEVVECDKVTGEDCFIVRLSTRSLEQLDQILDRLAEQAQSNTSIVKTTPVKRRLPPLAV, encoded by the coding sequence ATGGATATTATCGATCACCAAATTCTGGCGCTGCTGGCGGAGGATGCGCGCATGTCGCTGAAAACGCTGAGCGCCAAAGTGGGGCTGTCTTCGCCGAGCACCTCAGAACGGTTGCGGCGGCTGGAGGAGAGCGGCGTGATTCAGGGCTACACCCTGAACGTGAATCTGCAGGCGCTGGGCTACAGTTTTCAGTCGCTGGTGCGCCTCAAGCCGCTGCCGGGCATGCTGAAGAAGGTGGAACAGATGATTGCCGCCATCCCGGAGGTGGTGGAGTGCGACAAGGTAACCGGTGAGGACTGCTTTATCGTGCGGCTGTCGACGCGCTCGCTGGAGCAGCTCGACCAGATCCTGGATCGGCTGGCCGAGCAGGCGCAGAGCAATACCTCGATTGTGAAAACCACGCCGGTGAAGCGCCGCCTGCCGCCGCTGGCGGTTTAA
- a CDS encoding DUF2058 domain-containing protein, whose product MAKLTLQEQLLKAGLVTSKKAAKVQRTAKKSRVQAREAREAVEENKKAQLERDKQLSEQQKQAALAKEYKAQVKQLIEMNRIVPAKGDIGFNFTDGSLIKKVYVDKTTQTQLISGRLAIARLAVDSNGESEYAIIPASVADKIAQRDANSIVLNSALSEEEQDEDDPYADFKVPDDLMW is encoded by the coding sequence ATGGCAAAACTCACCTTACAAGAGCAGCTGCTGAAGGCAGGGCTGGTGACCAGCAAAAAGGCGGCCAAGGTCCAACGCACGGCGAAAAAATCACGGGTTCAGGCGCGTGAGGCCAGAGAGGCGGTGGAAGAGAATAAAAAAGCGCAGCTGGAGCGCGATAAGCAGCTTAGCGAGCAGCAAAAGCAGGCGGCGTTAGCCAAAGAGTACAAGGCGCAGGTGAAGCAGCTGATTGAGATGAACCGTATCGTGCCGGCAAAGGGCGATATCGGCTTTAACTTCACCGATGGCAGTCTGATTAAAAAAGTGTATGTGGATAAGACCACGCAAACCCAGTTGATCAGCGGCCGTCTTGCCATCGCGCGTTTGGCCGTTGATAGCAACGGCGAGAGTGAATACGCCATTATCCCCGCCAGCGTCGCCGATAAAATTGCCCAGCGCGATGCAAACAGCATTGTGTTAAACAGCGCGCTGAGTGAGGAAGAGCAGGATGAAGACGATCCGTATGCCGACTTTAAAGTGCCTGACGATTTGATGTGGTAA
- a CDS encoding DMT family transporter: MKAEIKRGSLEMVAAMLISGSIGWFVLMSGQPVINVVFWRCAIGALALLLVCGLLGQLRAPGLRRATLLIAVAGGMALVVNWLLLFSAYRYASISIATAVYNTQPFMLVGLGALFLGERLTARKLLWLALAFAGMTLVVLAQPQQAGAGGQYLWGILLALGAAFFYALTALAAKRLTGTPPQLIVLIQVSVGALMLLPLVDFHADASAGQWSMLLALGVVHTGLMFVLLYGAIQKLPTHLTGSLSFIYPVAAMLVDRWAFAHQLSLAQLAGAALILLAAAGMNLLGERRRPQPAAEKCGIAHGETGKTPSLR, translated from the coding sequence ATGAAGGCAGAGATAAAACGCGGTTCGCTGGAGATGGTGGCAGCGATGCTGATTTCCGGTTCGATTGGCTGGTTTGTGCTGATGTCCGGCCAGCCGGTGATTAACGTGGTGTTCTGGCGCTGCGCCATCGGCGCGCTGGCGCTGTTGCTGGTGTGCGGCCTGCTCGGACAGCTGCGTGCGCCGGGGCTGCGGCGGGCGACGCTGCTGATTGCCGTTGCCGGCGGCATGGCGCTGGTGGTGAACTGGCTGCTGCTGTTCAGCGCCTACCGCTATGCGTCGATCTCCATCGCGACGGCGGTGTATAACACCCAGCCGTTTATGTTGGTGGGGCTGGGGGCGCTGTTTCTGGGGGAAAGGCTGACGGCGCGCAAGCTGCTGTGGCTGGCGCTGGCCTTTGCCGGCATGACGCTGGTGGTGCTGGCGCAGCCGCAGCAGGCGGGCGCGGGCGGCCAGTATCTGTGGGGGATTTTGCTGGCGCTGGGGGCGGCGTTTTTCTATGCGCTGACGGCGCTGGCGGCCAAGCGCCTGACCGGTACGCCGCCGCAGTTGATCGTGTTGATTCAGGTCAGCGTCGGCGCGCTGATGCTGCTGCCGCTGGTGGACTTCCACGCCGACGCCAGCGCCGGGCAGTGGAGCATGCTGCTGGCGCTGGGCGTGGTGCACACCGGGCTGATGTTTGTGCTGTTGTACGGCGCCATCCAGAAGCTGCCGACCCACCTGACCGGTTCGCTGTCGTTTATCTACCCGGTCGCCGCCATGCTGGTGGACCGCTGGGCCTTTGCGCACCAGCTGTCGCTGGCGCAGCTGGCCGGCGCGGCGCTGATTCTGCTGGCCGCCGCCGGGATGAACCTGCTGGGCGAACGCCGTCGGCCGCAGCCTGCGGCTGAAAAATGCGGCATTGCGCACGGCGAAACTGGAAAAACGCCGTCGCTGAGGTAG
- a CDS encoding helix-turn-helix transcriptional regulator, with product MTRTERLLELLQILRAQRYPITASTLSERLEISVRSLYRDIKTLQHQGVCIEGGAGIGYIVKSDFHLPPLNLSHEEINAITLGLNWVSHNTDCDFKNTARNALAKIHAVISDTLKNLIENQSYLIGPSENNEIFFEGIRNAIKKRKRIKIKYCDKKNSYSSRVIWPIGLVYMESCWLLVAWCEMRNDFRHFRTDKIEEMVQLDSIYGESRTALLKKWRIKEGICEGKEY from the coding sequence ATGACCAGAACAGAAAGGCTTCTCGAATTACTACAGATATTAAGGGCGCAAAGATATCCGATTACTGCATCCACTCTCTCTGAAAGATTAGAAATAAGTGTGCGCTCCCTTTACAGAGATATAAAAACGCTACAGCATCAAGGAGTGTGCATTGAAGGTGGTGCTGGAATTGGTTATATCGTTAAGTCTGACTTTCATTTACCCCCCTTAAACCTTTCTCATGAAGAAATTAATGCTATTACACTTGGGTTAAATTGGGTATCTCATAATACTGATTGTGATTTCAAAAATACGGCAAGAAATGCACTTGCCAAAATACACGCCGTCATTTCCGATACATTAAAAAATCTCATTGAGAATCAATCCTATCTGATCGGTCCTTCAGAAAATAATGAGATATTTTTTGAAGGCATCCGCAATGCTATTAAAAAGCGAAAGAGAATCAAAATAAAATATTGTGACAAGAAAAATAGTTACTCCTCTCGAGTCATATGGCCCATTGGATTGGTATATATGGAGTCATGCTGGCTTTTGGTTGCATGGTGTGAGATGAGAAATGATTTTCGTCATTTTAGAACTGATAAAATTGAAGAGATGGTACAACTGGATTCCATATATGGTGAAAGCAGGACGGCTTTATTGAAAAAATGGAGAATAAAAGAAGGAATCTGCGAGGGTAAAGAGTACTGA
- a CDS encoding RluA family pseudouridine synthase — MSTIIDTFIAPPCHEQIDILYQDDHLAIINKPAGLLSLSGKNPQNLDSVHHRLVQLFPGCTLVHRLDFGTSGLMVIARNKAINAALCRQFSQRTVTKVYGALLCGHLDNNEGVIDAAIAKDPALFPLMSICSTHGKPARSRYRVIERYEHTVEDGRLLPVTRVQLIPESGRTHQLRIHCQLLGHPILGCDLYGGLLPPGTERTPRMMLHASELHIVHPVSGEALNIRHACPF, encoded by the coding sequence ATGTCTACGATTATCGATACCTTTATTGCCCCGCCGTGCCATGAGCAGATAGACATCCTCTATCAGGACGATCACCTGGCGATAATTAATAAACCCGCCGGGCTACTCAGCCTCTCCGGCAAAAATCCGCAAAATCTCGATTCGGTGCATCATCGGCTGGTACAGCTATTCCCCGGCTGTACGCTGGTTCACCGCCTGGATTTCGGCACCTCCGGGCTGATGGTGATTGCCCGCAATAAGGCAATCAATGCCGCCCTCTGCCGGCAGTTCAGCCAGCGCACGGTAACCAAGGTGTACGGCGCTCTGCTCTGCGGGCATCTGGACAACAACGAAGGGGTGATAGACGCAGCGATAGCCAAAGACCCGGCGCTGTTCCCGCTGATGTCGATTTGCTCAACCCACGGCAAACCCGCCAGATCCCGCTATCGGGTCATCGAACGTTATGAACATACGGTGGAGGATGGGCGGTTACTGCCGGTGACGCGGGTACAGCTGATCCCGGAGAGCGGGCGTACTCATCAGTTACGCATTCACTGCCAGCTGCTGGGCCACCCGATTCTGGGCTGCGACCTGTATGGCGGCCTGCTGCCGCCGGGCACCGAACGGACGCCGCGGATGATGCTGCACGCCAGCGAGCTGCATATTGTTCATCCCGTCAGTGGGGAAGCACTTAATATCCGGCATGCCTGCCCGTTCTGA
- the dinG gene encoding ATP-dependent DNA helicase DinG, whose product MALTSAVKDQIGKWYKALQQQIPDFISRAPQRQMIAEVAKTLAGDYSRHLAIEAPTGVGKTLSYLIPGIAVGRDEGKPLVVSTANVALQDQIYSKDLPLLKKIIPDLKFTGAFGRRRYVCPRNLAAMGTDVAEQGDLMLYLDEDELAPSNGEEQALCQKLSKSLARHEWDGLRDHYSLSIDDTLWSKLSTDKANCLGRNCHYIRECPFYLARKEIESADVVVANHALVMAALESESVLPNPKELLLVLDEGHHLPEVARDALEMEGEITALSANLQLDMIVRQVELCMTQYRPKNPPGLANIERLKNHCEELRELMQGFEHQVSAYLPGDGAAAEHRFEMGALPPEMVESCARLFKLTDGLRGLAEFILNDLSEQTGKHDIVRLHRTILQMSRTLGYLEAMSKLWKLAAMDKSSNAPISKWVTREVRDNVTHLYLHCVGIRVSDQLEKLLWRNVPHVVVTSATLRSLNSFARLQEMSGLNEKAGDRFEVLSSPFNHVEQGKIVIPAMQFEPSMANEAQHLEEMARCFRAEVAGGQHKGMLILFSSNRAMQTFLSYVTDLRLMLLVQGDQPRYRLVEEHRKRVEKGVASVLVGLQSFAEGLDLKGELLTQVHIHKIAFPPIDSPVILTEGEWLKTLKRYPFEVQSLPSASFNLIQQVGRLIRSNQCHGEIMIYDRRLLTKNYGSRLLAALPVFPIEQRAVPEADKAHLAALKSAADAAKKEKKKGNPFTRRRRR is encoded by the coding sequence ATGGCGCTCACCTCCGCAGTAAAAGATCAGATCGGCAAGTGGTACAAAGCCCTGCAGCAGCAAATACCGGACTTTATTTCCCGCGCACCGCAACGGCAGATGATTGCCGAAGTCGCCAAGACGCTGGCGGGCGATTATTCGCGCCATCTGGCGATTGAAGCGCCGACCGGCGTCGGCAAGACGCTGTCGTACCTGATTCCCGGCATCGCCGTCGGGCGCGACGAAGGCAAACCGCTGGTGGTCAGCACCGCCAACGTGGCGCTGCAGGACCAGATTTACAGTAAAGACCTGCCGCTGTTGAAGAAAATCATCCCGGACTTAAAGTTTACCGGCGCGTTCGGCCGCCGGCGCTACGTCTGCCCGCGCAACCTGGCGGCGATGGGCACCGACGTCGCCGAGCAGGGCGATCTGATGCTGTATCTCGACGAGGATGAGCTGGCGCCCTCCAACGGCGAAGAGCAGGCGCTGTGCCAGAAACTGTCCAAATCCCTGGCCCGCCACGAGTGGGACGGCCTGCGCGACCACTATTCGCTGTCGATTGACGACACGCTGTGGAGCAAGCTGAGCACCGACAAGGCCAACTGTCTGGGGCGTAACTGCCACTATATTCGCGAGTGCCCGTTTTATCTGGCGCGCAAAGAGATTGAGAGCGCCGACGTGGTGGTCGCCAACCACGCGCTGGTGATGGCGGCGCTGGAGAGCGAATCGGTACTGCCTAATCCCAAAGAGCTGCTGCTGGTGCTGGACGAGGGCCACCACCTGCCGGAGGTGGCGCGCGACGCGCTGGAGATGGAAGGGGAAATCACCGCGCTGTCCGCCAACCTGCAGCTGGATATGATCGTGCGGCAGGTGGAGCTGTGCATGACCCAGTACCGGCCGAAGAACCCGCCGGGGCTGGCGAACATCGAACGGCTGAAAAACCACTGCGAGGAGCTGCGCGAGCTGATGCAGGGCTTTGAGCATCAGGTAAGCGCTTACCTACCGGGAGACGGCGCGGCGGCGGAGCACCGCTTTGAGATGGGCGCGCTGCCGCCGGAGATGGTGGAGAGCTGCGCGCGGCTGTTCAAACTGACCGACGGGCTGCGCGGGCTGGCGGAGTTTATCCTCAATGACCTGAGCGAACAGACCGGCAAGCACGATATTGTGCGCCTGCACCGCACGATTCTGCAGATGAGCCGCACATTGGGTTATCTGGAAGCGATGAGCAAGCTGTGGAAGCTGGCGGCGATGGATAAATCCTCCAACGCGCCGATCTCCAAATGGGTCACGCGCGAGGTGCGCGATAACGTTACCCATCTGTATCTGCACTGCGTCGGCATCCGCGTCAGCGACCAGTTGGAGAAGCTGCTGTGGCGCAACGTGCCGCACGTGGTGGTGACCTCGGCGACGCTGCGCTCGCTCAACAGCTTCGCCCGTCTGCAGGAGATGAGCGGCCTGAACGAAAAGGCCGGCGACCGCTTTGAGGTGCTCTCCTCGCCGTTCAACCACGTCGAGCAGGGCAAAATCGTGATTCCCGCCATGCAGTTTGAACCGTCGATGGCTAATGAAGCGCAGCATCTGGAAGAGATGGCGCGCTGCTTCCGCGCCGAAGTGGCCGGCGGGCAGCACAAAGGGATGCTGATTCTGTTCAGCAGCAACCGGGCGATGCAGACCTTCCTCAGCTACGTCACCGATTTACGGCTGATGCTGCTGGTGCAGGGCGATCAGCCGCGCTACCGGCTGGTGGAAGAGCACCGCAAGCGGGTGGAGAAGGGCGTGGCCAGCGTGCTGGTGGGGCTGCAGTCTTTCGCCGAAGGGCTGGATCTGAAGGGCGAGCTGCTGACGCAGGTGCATATTCACAAGATCGCCTTCCCGCCGATCGACAGCCCGGTGATCCTCACCGAAGGCGAGTGGCTGAAAACCCTGAAGCGCTATCCGTTTGAAGTGCAGAGCCTGCCCAGCGCCTCGTTTAACCTGATCCAGCAGGTCGGCCGGCTGATCCGCAGCAATCAGTGCCATGGCGAAATCATGATTTACGATCGCCGCCTGCTGACAAAAAACTACGGCTCACGCCTGCTGGCGGCGCTGCCGGTGTTCCCCATTGAACAGCGGGCGGTGCCGGAGGCCGACAAGGCGCATCTGGCGGCGCTGAAATCGGCCGCCGACGCGGCCAAAAAAGAGAAAAAGAAGGGCAATCCGTTCACCCGCCGTCGCCGCCGTTAA
- a CDS encoding LysE family translocator: MIDISTLALFSAASLALTVTPGPDMLLIASRSISQGRRAGFASLAGIQLGTYCHALAAALGLSQLFVVMPLAYDAVRVMGAAYLLYLAWKTLRSGGSLQASAGLAPVAVGRIFRQGLWTNILNPKMALFVLALFPQFINPQAGSVVVQMLVLATVLNLVGLAVNGGVIMLVSGMKNRFAGRRINARWPNYLLSGVFAALACKLLLSSRQS, encoded by the coding sequence ATGATCGACATCTCTACCTTAGCGCTGTTTTCCGCCGCCAGTCTGGCGCTGACCGTCACCCCCGGGCCGGATATGCTGCTTATCGCCTCGCGCAGCATCAGCCAGGGGCGACGCGCCGGCTTCGCCTCGCTGGCGGGGATTCAGCTTGGCACCTATTGCCACGCGCTGGCGGCGGCGCTGGGGCTGTCGCAGCTGTTTGTCGTCATGCCGCTGGCCTATGACGCAGTGCGCGTGATGGGGGCCGCCTATCTGCTGTATCTGGCGTGGAAAACGCTGCGTTCGGGCGGCAGTCTGCAGGCTTCCGCCGGCTTGGCGCCGGTGGCGGTCGGACGCATCTTCCGTCAGGGGCTGTGGACCAATATTCTTAACCCCAAGATGGCGCTGTTTGTGCTGGCGCTGTTCCCGCAGTTTATCAACCCGCAGGCCGGCTCGGTGGTGGTGCAGATGCTGGTGCTGGCGACGGTGCTGAATCTGGTGGGGCTGGCGGTCAACGGCGGCGTGATTATGCTGGTCAGCGGCATGAAGAACCGTTTCGCAGGCCGCCGCATCAACGCGCGTTGGCCGAACTATCTGCTGAGCGGGGTGTTCGCCGCGCTGGCGTGCAAGCTGCTGCTGTCCAGCCGGCAGTCGTGA